One part of the Stegostoma tigrinum isolate sSteTig4 chromosome 14, sSteTig4.hap1, whole genome shotgun sequence genome encodes these proteins:
- the LOC125457523 gene encoding disks large homolog 1-like isoform X23 — translation MMNSSISSGSGSLRTSQKRSLYVRALFDYDKTKDSGLPSQGLNFSFGDILHVINASDDEWWQARQVTPDGESEEIGVIPSKRRVEKKERARLKTVKFNSKSRDKGQSFNDKRKKNIFSRKFTFYKNKEQSEQETSDLEQHVTSNASDSESSYRGQEDYVLSYEPVGQQEVRYSRPVIILGPMKDRINDDLISEFPDKFGSCVPHTTRPKRDYEVDGRDYHFVTSREQMEKDIQDHKFIEAGQYNNHLYGTSVQSVREVAEKGKHCILDVSGNAIKRLQIAQLHPIAIFVKPKSVENIMEMNKRLTEDQARKTFERAIKLELEFTEHFTSIVQGDLLEEIYNQVKQIIEDQSGPYIWVPTKEKL, via the exons AGCCTTGTTCGATTATGACAAGACCAAAGACAGCGGTCTTCCAAGCCAAGGCCTTAATTTCAGTTTTGGTGACATCCTGCATGTGATCAACGCATCAGATGATGAGTGGTGGCAGGCTCGACAGGTAACGCCAGACGGTGAGAGTGAAGAAATTGGAGTCATCCCAAGCAAAAGGAG AGTTGAGAAGAAAGAACGAGCCAGGTTAAAGACAGTGAAATTCAATTCAAAATCAAGAGACAAAGGG CAGTCATTCAATGACAAGCGTAAAAAGAACATCTTTTCCCGAAAATTTACCTTCTACAAGAACAAGGAGCAGAGTGAGCAGGAAACCAGTGATCTTGAAC AGCATGTAACCTCTAATGCCAGTGATAGTGAAAGTAGTTACC GTGGTCAAGAAGACTACGTTCTCTCCTATGAACCTGTTGGCCAGCAGGAGG TCCGTTACTCTCGTCCTGTTATAATTCTGGGACCCATGAAAGATCGAATTAATGATGATCTGATCTCGGAGTTTCCAGACAAATTTGGATCTTGTGTTCCAC ATACAACCAGACCAAAGCGTGATTATGAAGTTGATGGGCGAGACTATCATTTTGTTACATCTAGAGAGCAAATGGAAAAAGACATTCAAGATCACAAATTTATTGAGGCTGGACAATACAACAACCATCTGTATGGCACGAGCGTGCAGTCTGTAAGAGAGGTAGCGGAAAAG GGTAAACACTGTATCCTCGATGTGTCAGGAAATGCAATTAAGAGGCTTCAAATAGCCCAGTTACATCCAATTGCTATCTTTGTCAAACCAAAATCAGTTGAAAACATCAT GGAAATGAATAAGCGATTAACAGAAGATCAAGCAAGAAAAACTTTTGAGAGAGCTATAAAACTTGAACTGGAATTTACAGAACATTTCACAA GTATTGTACAGGGAGACTTACTGGAGGAGATTTACAACCAGGTGAAGCAGATTATTGAAGATCAATCAGGGCCTTACATCTGGGTTCCAACCAAGGAGAAACTGTGA